TTCCGCATCATCCTCGTGCGCCTGCGGGTAACCAAAGTAAATCAAGACGCCATCGCCCATGTACTTCGCGACATAGCCGCCCAAACCGCTGACTGCTTCTGCAACACACCTATGATACGCGTTGATCACGTCATGGAGGTCTTCAGGGTCGAGCTGGGTCGCGAGGATAGTAGAGCCGACAAGATCGCTGAACATCACTGTGACTTGCCGGCGCTCCGCCGAGGATGTTAACGGCACGATTGCTTGCGGCGGCGGCGTTGCGGGTATCTCTACCGATGCGATGGATATACCGGCCTTCAGCTGGTTGCCGCATTTTCCGCAGAACTTCGCGTGTGGAGGATTCGAGTGGTTGCAAGACGGACATGCAACGGGCAAAGAGGCACCGCACTCAATGCAGAACTTACAGCCGTCCGGAACGACCGCTTTGCAGGTCGAACACTCCATACGACACCTAATTCAGATTTGGCCGGTCGCGAGCCTGAGAGGGCGGCACTGACAGAGCGCTCCGATCGGGGAACTCCTGCAAGGCGGCCGCCAAATCTGATTCAACTGCGCGGCAAGTCGGCTCCACGCCGGCGCCCCAGCTCTCTTGCCCGCAAATACCCGCGTGCCGGGCGCCGCCCCGCTGCTTACGACGCGAAACTTTCAGTTAAAGGTATGCAACCTCAGCTTGAGCGAGCCATCAGCCTGGCGCTCGAAGACGTGTGTAGCAATGCCGCCGAGAGCCTGCGGCGCGCCGTCCGCTCCCTTACCCTTGGCACTCCAGTTCGCTGTTGCATAAACGATCTTATCATCCCCACCAGCGTCGATAATATCCAGTGTGTGGTTGGTAACACCGTTTGCAAAGAAACCGGCGAAGAACTTCTCGATTTCAGCGGGCCCAGACACGACCGCGTGGGTCGGCGGCAGAATCTTGGCGCTCGGGAGGTACGCGGAAGCAACGGCCTTAGCGTCCCCCTTGTTGAAGGCTGCGTTGAATGCCTCGTAAGCCGCGGCAACATCGCTCTTGAGATCGGCCGCGTGCGACCCAATCGGATTGGCCATCATCACGCAGCAGATTAGCGCAAATACCTGAGCAAGGCGCATGGAACCCTCCCTCGGTCGGCTTTAGAGCCTATCGAGTCGCACCCAAAACGGTCCATCCGGGAAAATACGGGACGCCTTCAGCGCTTTAGCACTGGTTAGGCTCCAAGTCCGACACGCTGAGAACCGGCGATCGCCGTTCGCAAGGCCCCCGCCGGAGAAGGTCGGAGCTATTTTCGAACGATAGCTTAAGACAGCACGTATCCTATGTTGAGGAGCTTTCCTTTGGAGTAGGCCCTTCGACTGCGAACAAAATTGGCGGCGACGACGGCGGCGTCGGAAAAGTTAAGGTCTATTCAGCCGCGATACGAGCGGCACATGAGGGACCAAGCTACCTCAGCCGGCAGGATCAAAAAATAACCACAGGTTTTTCGCGAATTGAGGCCGCCACCAAGGCAACCCCTTATCTTCCAATGTTTGCTATGTCTCCGATAGTGATGCTTTGGACGGCTCCATGGGCCATCAGCCACGCCGGACTTTTCGCCAACGTCCGCTATGTGGCCATAACTATCAATCCATGCATGTGCGGATGTGGCCCCCTTGCCGAAGGTGTCTCTGTTCATCGGAATGTCGGTTCATAGAGGTAGAGCGGACATCGCTTCGGCGTCGGCGGCTTGTGGACCCAAAGGAGACGCGGTTTCCTAAAGACGGAGACAGGCTGTCATTCGGCGTCCAATCTTTGCCGATTGACACGACCTTTAGTGGCAATTGAGTGCTAAATTACCTGCCGTCAAAGTCCGGACAACCTTCAAACGAACGTCACGCCGATTCTGAAGGGGGCTCGCCAGACCACGCGACAGGGCAATTTGAGAGCAGAGCCCAATATGATCAATGCGAAGGCGACAGGTATTCGGCCAGTCGATTCCTGAAGTTGCAGCGCTGCACCCGACGTCGAGATATTGCGGATCATGCAAGGGATTTTATCGCGCCTATACTCGATCTGCACTGGCATTGCCACTCGGAAGCGTGGTGCACGCCGGGTCTCTACCATTGGCTCCAGGGTCCAATTCAGCCCCTAAAATGATCCGTATTCCTCGCGCTTTGATTTATCCAAAGCAGTGCCGCACGGCTATCCAACCAGAGAAGCTGGTCGTCCTCCCCTTCACCAAGAGTCATGTGCAACAGAAATGAATTCTCGTCGTATCGAAATAGCGTGTCGCGCGCCTGACACTCAGTCAAGGTCTGGACATCGAGAAAGGAATACTGATGCGTTGCGACTAGCCTCATGTCCCGGACCCTTTCAACCAGGTCATCTTCCAAACAGATCGGCGTCATCGCCGGGAACGGCGCAGCGTTAGGTATTTGTCGCTCCGGTGCTGAACCAGGTAACGGGCTTCCTCTACAGAAGTGGCCAGGTCTTCCGCGTGGCGAGCAAGCTGACGGATATTCGGATCATCTGCGAAATCGCGGAGAATGTTCCGAACGCACTGATTGGCAAGATCGAGAATCCATAGAGCGCGACGCATGTCATCTCGGGTGCGCAGGTTCTCTCCGTCCAACTCCGACAATACATTTGTGAGTCCATTTAGCCGAACGACAGCGACATGCGGCGCGGGGCGCGGGAAATTCATGATGTCGGACTCATTGTCCTCAAAAAATTCAAATATGCGTCGAGTATTATGATAAACATTAAATAGATTCTTAAAGATGTTTAGAGAATTGCTATCTATTTTTTGCACATACGATTCTGACCGAAAGTCGTGGCAGATCCCGCCCTGAACCGACCAGATCGGCTGGCTCCGCCAGCGTCCCCCGGTAGCCCTTAGCGGA
This genomic stretch from Bradyrhizobium sp. CCGB12 harbors:
- a CDS encoding globin domain-containing protein gives rise to the protein MQKIDSNSLNIFKNLFNVYHNTRRIFEFFEDNESDIMNFPRPAPHVAVVRLNGLTNVLSELDGENLRTRDDMRRALWILDLANQCVRNILRDFADDPNIRQLARHAEDLATSVEEARYLVQHRSDKYLTLRRSRR
- a CDS encoding nuclear transport factor 2 family protein, translating into MRLAQVFALICCVMMANPIGSHAADLKSDVAAAYEAFNAAFNKGDAKAVASAYLPSAKILPPTHAVVSGPAEIEKFFAGFFANGVTNHTLDIIDAGGDDKIVYATANWSAKGKGADGAPQALGGIATHVFERQADGSLKLRLHTFN
- a CDS encoding PilZ domain-containing protein, which encodes MVETRRAPRFRVAMPVQIEYRRDKIPCMIRNISTSGAALQLQESTGRIPVAFALIILGSALKLPCRVVWRAPFRIGVTFV